In the Anaerolineae bacterium genome, TGAGGCCAGGGCGCTGAATACCCGCCAAACCGTTGTCAGGGATAGTAGTCAGGTAGACTGGGATATTCCGGGTGTGCCGGCCCCGCCGGGCATGCGGGCGATGGCCTGTGCGCCTTTTTACTCCCAGCGCAGCAACTTGCAGGGAACATTAACCTTTTTTATTACGCAAGAGGAGGGCTTTACCCCGGATCAGATTTCGTTGATGGAATCCTTGGCCATCCAAACGGCCTCCGCCCTGGAAAATGTCTGGCTGCTACAACAAACCTCTACCGCTTTACGAGAAACCGAAGTTCTGTACCGGGCTGCCGGAGAATTTAACAAGGCGCAACACCCCCAGGAGTTGTTGGACATCCTGGTTAAAAGCCTGGCGCCCGCAGAAACCCAGACGGAAGTGGATATAGACTACATCGCCCTGACCATGATTTCGGCGCTGGCGGATAACGGGGTCCCCGAAAGGCTGGATATTTTGGCCGAGTGGGATAAAACCACGCCCATAGATGAGTGGGCTGCCACTTTTACTATTCCCCTCATCCCCGAAAACTATTCATTCATCACCCAAACCAGCGCCAACACCCACCATGTCATTTATTTTGACAAGCTGGACGAAAATACCCAGGCCAATATCAATACCTATTTTGGCCGGGTTCGGTCCATTTTGGCCGTGCCGCTGGCGGTGGGCCGAAACTGGCTGGGCGTTCTCTTCATCGGCAGCCGTTTAGAGGCGTTTGAATTTAAGCCGCAACTGATCAACCGGGCCACTACCCTGGCCGGCCAGGTGGCGGTGGTTATTCAAAATCTGCAATTGGTTGAAGAAACGCAGCAAAACCTTTATCATTCAGAAATATTGTCCCTGTTGAGCCAGGAATTATTGGTGGCCGACCAGGCCCAGGCCATCTACACCCTCAGCCTCGAGGCCATTGCCGCCACCGAACCCGAACGGGGCGCCGCCATCTTTATGTACGATGAAATTGAAGGCAGTGTAGAATTGGAAATGGTGGCTATCTGGGATAATCCGTCGTTGCCCGACGGAGTGGAGGGCTGGCCCGCCATTGCCCCGGGCGCGCGTTTTTCCACCGACGAGTTGGGCCTGGAGCCGCTGCTCAGAACAGGCCAAACGGTTATCTCAGACAAAATTTTTGAAGACGACCGTTTTACCGAATCCTTACGACAATTGTTGATGTTGATGCAAATTAATAGCCTGGTGGCGGTCCCTATCTGGCTCAACCGCGAAGTCAACGGCTTTTTCCTGATTGGAAACTATAAAAAGACCACTTTTTCCGCCGATGCCGTGCGCCTTTACGAAGACATCGCCCGGCAAACGTCGGTGGCCCTGGAGAATCATCGCCTCCTGGACGAGGCCCAACATCGGGCTACGCTTCTGCAAACGGCAGCCGAGGTCTCGCAGGCCGCCACCAGTTTTTTGGATTTGGACACCCTGCTGACCCAAACGGTTGACCTTATCCGCGACCGTTTTGGCTACTATCACGTTTCTATCTTTTTGATTGACGAATACCGGAATTATGCGGTGGTTGAAGCTTCCACCGGCGAAGTGGGCCGCAAAATGCTGGCCATGCATCACAAGCTAGAAGTAGGCGGCAAGAGCATTGTGGGCACAGCCACCGGCACCGGCAAATCGCGCATTGCCCTGGACGTGGGCGAGGACGCGGTTTGGTTCAATAATCCCCTCCTGCCCGACACCCACTCCGAAATGGCCCTGCCTCTTATTGCCCGCGGCCAGGTGATTGGCGCCCTTGACGTGCAGAGCACCAAACGCGGCGCTTTTACCGAGGGTGATATCACCATTTTGCAATCCATGGCCAATCAATTGGCCAACGCCATCGAGGCCGCCCGTTCCTTCCAGGAATCGCAAAAAGCTTTGGGCGATGTGCGCAAACTGCACGAATACTATTTGCGCGAGCAGTGGGGCGCTTTCTTAAAAGAGCAAAAGGCCACCACCGGCTACCGTCTGACCAAAGACGGCTTTGTCGAAACCCCGGCAGATACCTGGTGGCCCGAAATAGACCAGGCCATTGAAACCAAACAGCCTATGATCATCTCTCCCCCGCTTGCGGCCACCCAAACCCGGCCAAAGGCATCTGGTTCAAACAAGGATAACGGAACGCAAGACTCAACCCAGGCCGCCACGCTGATTGCGCCTTTGAGTTTGCAAAATGAAGTGGTGATTGGTGCCCTTGATTTTGAAGTGCCCGATAAAGACAAACTATTGGCCGAAGACACCCTGCGCATCATCGAAGCCGTGGCCAACCAGGCCACGCAAGCCATTGAAGCGGCTCGTTTATTTGAACAAACCCAGGCCGCCCGCGAAGAGGCAGAGGCGCTCTACAAGGTGGGCCGCGCTTTGGTGACGGCTGAAAACGAGCAGGAAATGTATCACACCGTGCTGGACGAATTGCTCTCAACACTGGGCTTAAAACAGGGTGGGATTCTCTTTTTTGAAGAAGATAGGAAGTTTGGCAAACTCTTCGCCCTCTTTGAAGACGGCAAACCGGCTGAGCCGGGACTGCGTTTTCCCATTGTGGGCAATCCCTCTTACGAAAGACTCATTGAAACCAAACAACCGCTGGCCATTGAAGATGTAGTTGCCGACCCCCTGGTGGCTACGGTGAGAGACATCAACCTGGAGCGCGGTATTGCCTCCCTCTTGCTGGTGCCTATTTTGCTTGAAGACGAGGTGGTTGGGGCCATGGGCGCCGACGCGGTGGGCCAAAAACATGTTTTCACCGAGTCGGAAATCAACCTGGCCCGGGCCATGGCCGACCAGTTATCCATTATGCTGCAAAACCGCCGCCTGCTGGAAAGAACGCGCCGCGGCGCCGTGCAATTGCAAACCAGCGCCGATGTGGGCCGGGTGGCTACCTCCATTCTGGATCAGGAGGTAATGTTGGGCGAGGCCGTAGAGCTTATTAGAGACCGCTTTGGCTTTTACCACGCCCAGGTTTTTTTGATTGACGAATCCGGACGATTTGCGGTGCTGCATAAAAGCACGGGGGCTATCGGTCAGAAATTGTTGGCCTTGAATCACAAGGTTGCCGTCAGAAGCCCCAACATTATTGGCCAGGCTGCCTTCCAGCGCCGGCCCCTGGTGGTTCGCCATTTGGGGACAAACATGCAACCAGACGCCGCTAATCTTGACGTGCCGGAACAACACAAACAATTTCTGCCGGATACCCAGGCCGAATTGGCCGTTCCGCTGCAAGTTGGCGATACCCTGGTGGGCGTTTTGGACGTGCATAGCACCTCACCGGCCGCCTTCAACCAGGAAGACATTGCCACTATGGAAATTCTGGGCGCGCAGTTGGCTATTGCCACCCAAAACGCCCGCGCCTTCCGCGAACAGCAAGAAACAGCGGAACGCCTCAAAGAAATTGATAAACTCAAGACCCAATTTCTGGCCAATATGAGCCACGAACTGCGCACCCCGCTCAACTCCATTATCGGTTTTTCGCGCGTTATTCTCAAGGGCATAGACGGCCCCCTGACCGATTTGCAAAAAGCCGACCTGACCTCCATCCATAACAGTGGGCAGCACCTTTTGAGTTTGATCAACAACGTGCTGGATGTGTCTAAAATTGAGGCCGGTAAAATGGAACTCAATTTTGAGGAAGTGGAGGTTGAACCCATCATCAAGGGCGTGATGTCAACCGCCAAAGCCCTGGTCAAAGATAAGCCGGTAGAATTGCTGCAAGAAGTGCCGGATAATTTGGCCCCGGTTTGGGCCGATCCCACCCGGCTGCGCCAGATTATCCTCAACCTGGTATCTAATGCCTGCAAATTCACCGATGAAGGAGAGATAACGTTGCGCGCTTTCACCGACAATGAAAAATTAACGGTGACGGTGTCTGATACCGGCATTGGCATTCCGCAAGAAAAATTGGAAACCGTCTTTGAAGAATTTACCCAGGTTGACGCCAGCACCACGCGCAAGGTGGGCGGCACCGGGCTGGGCTTACCCATCAGCCGCCACTTTGTGGAAATGCATAAAGGACATATTTGGGTGGAGAGTACCTTGGGCTATGGTTCAACGTTTAGCTTCTCTATCCCCCTGTCCCCAACCGAGGAGCAGGCGGAAGAAAAAATCCCGGAGAATCCGGCAGCGCACGATGACCAGGATGGTGCAGGCAAAGTGATTGTGGCCATTGACGATGATCCTAATGTCATCGGCCTGTACCGGCGTTTTTTGGAAAAGCAGGGTTATGAAGTAATTGGCATCCAGAGCAGCAAAGATGTTATCCCTGAAATCAAAGAACATAACCCCTTAGCCATTCTGCTGGATGTGCTCATGCCTGAAAAAGATGGGTGGGGCGTGCTTAGAGAATTAAAAGAGAACGCCTTTACCAAAAACATTCCGGTGGTTATCTGTAGCATTGTCAGCGATAAAAACCGGGGCTTTTCTTTAGGCGCCGCCGATTACCTGACCAAACCCATTGTTGAAGACGATCTGGTCAGCGCGCTCAAATACGTGGACCAACAAGGCAAAGACCAAATCAAAGTACTGGTCATTGACGACGAAGCCGACGATGTTCTCCTGATCCGCCGGATCCTGGAGGCGCAGCCCAATTACAGCATTTTGGCGGCCAGCGATGGGAAAGAAGGTTTAGAATTGGTGGAAAGCCAGAACCCGGACCTGATCATTCTTGATTTGACCATGCCGGAAATGGATGGCTTTACGGTGGTTGAAAAACTGAAGAATAATGAAAAAACCCGCGCCATTCCCATTATTATTGTCAGCGCCAAAGAGCTGACCGCCAAAGAGCACCAATTTTTAATGGGACAGGTAGAGGTGTTATTGCAAAAGGGCCTGTTTAGCGAAACCGAACTCCTGGAAGATGTGGGGCAGGCCCTTAAGCAGATTCATCAACACAAAGAGTTGGCCCTGTAAGTAACAATCTTATTGTTAAGCGAGTAAGCCCGTGTCTAAACGATTTTCTTATCAATGTCCTAAATGTGGCCACAGCCAGGTCTATAAAACGTTGGCGGAAGCCTGTCCAGAGTGCGGAGGGGATTGGCTTGATTTTATTTATGATTTAAATGAAACCGTTGCTACCTGGCAGCGGGAGTTGCCGCTCCGGGACCGGACCATGTGGCGGTATTGGGAGCTGTTGCCCCTGCTCAATGAAAGCAATATTGTTTCTATGGGCGAAGGTTGGACCCCGCTGCTGCACGCCGAAAATCTGGGTTCTATGTTGCGGCATGGCAATCTTTTTATCAAAGACGAAAGGCAAGGCCCCACCGCCTCTTTTAAAGACCGGCAGGCCTCTCTGGCCCTTTCTGTGCTCAAGGAAAATGATTTAAAGGAGATGGTGGTGGCCTCTACCGGCAATGTGGCTATTTCTTATTCAGCCTATTGCGCCCGCGCCGGGGTAAAGTTATGGGCCTTTTTGGATAGCGATGTGCCTCACGAAAAAATGCGTGAGGTTACGCTCTATGGCACCGAAGTGATCAAAGTATCCAGCAGCTATGATCGCACCAAGCAGGTGGCCGCCCAATTCGCCCAACATCGAAACCTGTTTCTGGATAAGGGCATCCGGGGCGTGGCCGCCAGAGAAGCCATGAAAACCATTGCCTTTGAAATTGCCGAGCAGTTGGGGCGTAAGCTGAACATGGGCTGGACCGCGCCGGATTGGTATATCCAGGCCGTTAGCGGCGGAATGGGGCCGATTGGCGTTTGGCGCGGGTTTCACCAATTATACGAGATGGGCCTGGTTAAAAAAATACCTAAATTGGCCGTTATCCAAACCGCCGGCTGCTCCCCCATGGTCAACAGTTTTCACAAAGGGCTGGAAATTTGCGAAATTGTTGATAATCCGTCCAGCATTATCAATGTTCTGGCCACCGGCAATCCCGGCCCGGCCTATCCTTACTTGCGCCGTCTTGTGCTTACGCATGGCGGGGCTTTTGTTAAAGTAGACGACCAAGCTTCTTTCAGAGCCATGCGGGTGATGGCCCAATTAGAAGGCTTATCTATGGAACCGGCGGCGGCGGTGGCCTGCGCCGGGCTGGTGCAAATGATCCAAAATGGCCTCATCCAGCCCAACGAGGTGGTGGTGGTTAACGCCTCCGGTCACACCTTCCCGGTGGAAAAACAAATTCTGGAAAACGAAATTGTCAAAAGCCACACCCGGGTTCAGGAACTGGAAAAAGAGGTAGTGGAAGGAGAACAACCGGATACCATTCATCTGCGCCAGGAGGGCCTGTTAACGGCCCTGGAACGCCTGGACGACCGCGTGCAGAGCGTGGCCATTATTGAAGACGAACCCGACGCCCGCATTTTGCTGCGCCGCATTTTGCAGCACAATAAGCGGCAATATAGAATTTTTGAAGCCCCCGACGGCGTCAGCGGCATCTCGCTGATTCGTGCAGAACGGCCTGATCTGGTATTATTAGATTTAATGATGCCCGAACTGGATGGGTTTTCGGTGCTGGATACCATCAAGGCTGATAGAGATTTGCGCAACATCCCCGTGATTGTGATTACGGCCAAAGATTTGACCAGAGAAGATTACGAACGCCTGTCGGGGCGAGTTGAATCGCTGTTGCAAAAGGGGATGTTTATGGAAGAGGAACTTTTTGAAAGTATCAGTGATGTGCTAGAATAATAAAGCGCATTAGTTTGGGGTGGCAAAAAATAGGCGGTAGACAGGTAAATGGGGCTATTCCCTGGCTACCGTTTGCTATTTGGAGATACCGCATTGGCAAAACAAAAACGTGCTGATGGGTCAGGCCAGAAAAAAATATTATATATTGATGACGACCCGATTAATCGGTCTCTTATCAGCCGGTTGTTGACCAGTTACAACTTTAAGGTGCTGGAAGCGCAAACCGGCCTTGAAGGCATTACCATTGCCCGCAACGAAACGCCCGATTTGATCCTTATGGACATCAATATGCCGGGCCTCGACGGCCATGAAACCACCACCCGCATGCGAAGCCTGCCGCTGCTGGAAAAAATTCCCATTGTGGCCGTAACGGCCCGCACCACCACCGGCGAGCGAGAGTTGGCCCTGGCCGCGGGCTGCGATGGTTACATTCCCAAACCCATTGACGTTGACCAATTTCCCGAGCAGGTGATTACTTACCTGGACGGTTACCGGGACACCATTTCGGCCACCCAACGAGAGTATTACCTGGGGCAATACAGCCAAAAATTGGTGGAGCGTTTGGAAGCCAAAATTGTAGAACTGGAAGAAGCCAACCGGCGGCTGCAAAAAACCGATAAACTGAAATCCGACTTCATTACCCTCACCGCCCACGAATTCAGAACACCCATCACCCTGGTTTATGGTTACGCCCGTTTATTGCATACCACCGTTCAAGAATCTGGCCGGGAAGACCTGACCCAGGGCACCATTGGCGAACTGACCGACCGAATTAGCCAGGCCGTGCAGCGTTTGAACGAGGCCGTCAACGATATTCTCAATATTTCTCTCATTGAATCCGATGAAATGCGCCTGGATACCCGGCCCATCAACCTGGCCAAAATAATCAATGCCGCCCTGCAAGAGTTGGCCCCCGCCGAACATGGCCGCGATTTGAATATCACGCTTGAAAATTTAGACACCCTGCCCTCGGTTAAAGGTGATGCGGAACGGCTCCAACAGGCATTTTGGAATTTGCTCAGCAACGCCATAAAATTTACGCCCGACGGCGGCTCAATTGTGATCAAAGGCCGGATAACCGATTCCCTTTCTTCCGAGTTTGCCGCCGCTCCCGCCGCGCCCCTGCCATTTAAAACCCCCAAAGAGGGCAAATGGATTATTATTTCCATTAAAGATAGCGGCATTGGCATTGACCCCTCTGAACAAAAAGAAATTTTTGAACACTTCTACATTGTTGGCAATACAGATTACCACACCAGCAGTAAAACCGCCTTTGGCGGCGGCGGAATGGGGCTGGGCCTGCCTATTGCCTGCGGGATTGTCAAAGGCCACGGAGGCCGAATATGGGTTGAGAGCGCGGGCCGCGATGTAGAAAAAAATCTGGGCAGCACTTTTTACGTACTCCTGCCGCTCAGAAATTGAGCCAAATGCCCCCGCAATCCCCGCCTCCTCCGGCCCCCCCTTTTTTTGTGCTTGCTTCCGGCTCTCCCCGTCGCCGGGAGTTTATGGAACTGTTGGGGCTGCCCTTTACCGTTTTGACCCCTCCCGCGGCGGGCAGCCAGGCCGTTGACGAAACCCCCCTGCCCGGCGAAACCCCGCCGGCCCTGGTGCAGCGTCTCAGCCGGATTAAGGCCAGGGCAGTGGTAGACATGCTTCCCTTGTTTGGGCCTGACCCTTTGACCGCAAAGGGCTTGGCTATTGTTGTTGCTGCCGATACCGTTGTGGTTTTGGCAGGCCAAATTTTGGGTAAACCCTCTGGTCCCGCCGAAGCCGGGCAAATGCTCAAACAATTGCGGCAGCAACCCCACTATGTCTACAGCGGCCTGACCGTCATTGCCGCCGGTTGGGAAACAGGTCAGGCGCACATTTCCAAATCAATCACTCGCCTGCATCAAAGCAAAGTCTGGATGCGGCCCTACACCAACGCGGAAATTGCAGCCTACGTGGCCAGCGGCGACCCGTTGGACAAGGCCGGAGCTTACGGTATTCAAAACAAATCCTTTGCCCCTGTTGCCCGCCTGGAGGGTTGTTTTGCCAGCGTAATGGGCTTTCCCCTGGGCGAATTGGCGGCTGCGCTCAAAGAGATCAATATTTCTCTTCCTCCCGTAGCCCGCCTGTGCGCCCAACATACCCACCATCCTTGCTGTCAAGAATAGCGCGTTTGGCCCAACAAGTTTATACTCCCAGGCTATGTCGTTCAGAGATAGCCTCAATGCGTTGTTTGGCGTCAGCCTGCGGGTAATTGGCCTTATATTTGGAATGCGGCTTATTCGCGATACCGGCGCGCGGATGGTTTTGCCCTTCATCCCGCAAATTTCGGCAGGGTTGGGCCTGACCATTATTGTTTTTAGTTGGCTCATCTTCATCCAGGCGATGGTGGGAATGGTTGGCCCAATTTTTGGCATGTTGTCGGACCGTTACGGTCGGCGCAAAATTATGGCCCTGGGCCTTTTCTGCCAGGGGGTGGGCGCCCTGGGTTTGGCTGCCTCCCGGCAAGTTTGGGCCGGGCTGCCTATGCTTGTTCTTGGCCTGGGTTTGGCTATCTTCATCCCGGTGCAGCAGGCTTACATTAGCGATCAAGTAGCCTACCAAAAACGCGGGCGCGCCCTGGCCGCCATAGAGTTTTCTTGGGCGCTGGTGGCCATTCTTATTTTGCCGGTGGTGGGCTGGTTGATGGCCCGTTTTGGCTGGCGCACGCCTTTTTTGGCGTTGGCCCCCTTTGCTTTTTTGGGGGCTATCCTCACCTGGTGGGGCCTGCCCCGCGTTGAACATCACACCCGAGCCGGTCTATCCTGGATTCAAGTGCGGACGGTTTGTTTTCGCCCCAATGTCCTGGCGGCTATGGTCGTATCCTGGCTGATCTTTGTGGCGTTGTCGTCATTTTTTTCCCTGTGGGGCATCTGGTTGACCGGCGATTTTGGCCTGGATGCCGCCGCCCTGGGCCTGGTGGCTACCGCCGTTGGCATCACCGAGTTGGGCGGCTCGGTTTCATCCAGCCTCTTCATTGACCGTCTGGGTAAAAAACGCGGCGCAGGGTTGGGGCTTTTTCTGGCGACCATTATTTTCCTGCTGCTGCCCCTAAGCCAGGGCCGGTTTGCCTGGGCGATTGGCGGGCTGGTCAGCCTGGGGCTGCTGCTGGAATTCACCATTGTTTCGCTCATCCCCCTCTATTCCGAGCAAGCCCCGGAAGCGCGCGGCACGGTGCTCTCGCTGATGGCGTTGGGATCGGCCATGGGACTGGCCATAGGCCCACCGCTGACCGCCACCCTGTGGCAGCAATTTGGTTTGGCGGCCGTCAGTGGGATTGCGGCCGGCTGTGTGTTTGTAGCCCTGGGGATTATGGGGAAATTTTTGCGCGAGGCCTGACTTTGGCCAGAGCAGTTGTGTCCAACCCTAACTGTGGTTATAATCACTGAACATACTCAAGCCCTTAGAACGTGTTTCTTAAATACATCGGCATGTCATTTCGAGGAGCGTAGCGACGAGAAATCTCCTTCAGACGGATGTTATAAGGAGATTTCTCGGCCTGACGGCCTCGAAATGACATTTAAGAAACACACTCTTATCTCTGTAATGGGAGAATAATTGTTTTGGCAGCACCCCTCATTTTGATTTTGGGCGGCGCGCGGAGCGGCAAAAGCGCCTACGCCGAAAAACTGGCCACTGAACGGGGCCGGCGCGTGCTTTATATTGCCACCGCCGAAGCCGGCGACGAGGAAATGGCCCGGCGTATCGCTGCGCATCGCCAGGCTCGACCCGCCGCGTGGCAAACCCTGGAAGTATCCCGCAACGTAGAGTCTGCCCTGGCTGCCATTGACCATCGCCCGGACGTTTTTCTGCTCGATTGCCTGACCTTGCTGGTATCCAACATTATCCTGGCGATGCCGGTTGCGCCACAAGCCGATGTTGAAACAGCCGTCCAGGCCCAACTTGAGGCCATTGTGGCTGTGCAAGCCAGATTAAATGTTCCCTTCATTGTGGTTTCCAACGAAGTGGGACTGGGCCTGGTGCCGGAATATCCGCTGGGCCGGCTCTACCGGGATGTGTTGGGCCGGGCCAACCAATATCTGGCCGCTGCGGCTCACCAGGTGCTATTTATGGTGGCCGGTTTGCCCATGATCGTAAAAAACGTTCATAATTGTGAATGGTGAATTGTGAATGAATAATTGTTAATGAGTCGTTAACTGTGTGCCGTTTGTTATTTGAAAGGACGCTCATGAGTTTTTCTGAAACCACCCTCTCCACCGGCGCTGTTTCCGCCGGCGCTGAACGGAAAATCGCCAGAACAGCCGGTTATTACATGGCCTTTACCGCCCTGGGCATGGTGGCTGCGGTATTGGGGCCAACCCTGCCCGGCCTGGCCGAACACACCCAAACCGAATTGCGCGAAATCAGTTACCTCTTTATGGCCCGTTCCCTGGGCTATCTGCTTGGAGCGCTTGCGGGCGGGCGCTTGTACGACCGCCTGCGCGGGCATCCGGTGATGGCCGCTACCTTGGTGATAATGGCCGTTACCATGGCCCTAACGCCGGTTATCCCTTTGTTGTGGCTGTTGTTCATGGTCTTATTGGTCATGGGCATCGGCGAGGGCACGGTGGATGTGGGGGGCAATACCTTGCTGGTCTGGACGCATCGCGACAAAGTGGGGCCGTTCATGAACGGCCTGCACTTTTTCTTTGGCGCGGGCGCGTTTTTGGCGCCCGTTATCATTGCCCAGGCGGTCAGGTTGAGCGGCGATATTAACTGGGCCTATTGGATACTGGCCTTGTTGATTTTTCCCATTTCGGGGTGGCTGCTGCGCCTGCCCAGCCCTATAGCCCAGGCTACCGCCGAAGACCGCCCGGCCGGCCCGGTGAACCGCCTGCTGGTTGGCCTGATAGTATTTTTCTTTTTTCTTTACGTGGGCGCCGAAGTTGGTTTTGGCGGCTGGATTTTTACTTATACGATAACGCTGGAACTGACCGGCGAAACCTACGCCGCTTATTTAACCTCGGCGTTTTGGGGCGCGCTGACTCTGGGCCGGCTGGCGGCCATTCCCTTGGCCATCCGGCTCAGGCCCCGGTATATGCTGTTGGGCGACCTGTTGGGCTGCCTGGCCAGCATCGGGATTATTTTGCTCTGGCCCGATTCCATTGTGGCCGTGTGGTTGGGGACGTTGGGGCTGGGGCTTTCCATGGCCTCAATCTTTCCCACCACCCTCAACCTGGCCGAGCGCCGCATGCCCATTAGCGGCCAGGTGATGAGTTTGTTTTTTGTGGGCGCCAGCATCGGGGCCATGTTTTTGCCCTGGTTAATCGGCCAACTTTTTGACGCTATTGGCCCGCAGGCAGTGATGGGTGTGATCATGGCCGATGTATGGGTGGCGGTGGGTATCTTTTTTATGCTGATTGTCCATTCGGTTCGCACCGCTGCCCCGGATGAGGTAAGCCTGTAGTGCTCTCTATAACCCTGGCGCAAAAATTAAAAGCAGCCGGCCTGGCCTGGACCCCGGCCAAAAAAGATTTTTTTGCCATCCCCGACCGCGGCCTTGATGAGATGATCTTTGTGATCAGCGATATGACCGTGTTTGTTGAAACGTTGAAGGGACAATTGGCCGTTACGTTCCACGGCGCGGTGGAGTGGGCCTTGGATTACATCATGGTGGGCGAACTGGTCTGGCTGCCCACCGAAGCCCAATTGCGGGAATTATTGGAGCAGCGCCTCATCGGCGAGCCGGAGCCGCGTTTGACCTTGAACAGCACTGCCGATGGTTATTGCTGCACGATTCAATTCCATGGCGACCGGCCGGCGTTTGAAGCCTTTGGCGCCAGCGAGGCGTATGGCCTGGCCCTGTTACACGTTTTAGAAAATAGCCCGTAAAAAGTCTGATCCAGACCTTAACATAAAGTTGTCTTTTGCTGAAGTCCGGTTTATAATTGAACAAGTGTTTTGTTACTCTTGAGCCAAATTGGAGGTCGCGCGTGGGTCAACAAACAACTCAAACCCCAACCGAAATTCTGTTCCCCGACAACCGGCGGGCGCGGCTGGTCTCGCCCCCGGCCAAAACCCAACCGGCCGATATTGTGCAGGCCCTCAACCTGGCCCCTCCCCAGGCTGTTATTGTGCTTTCCGGCGGGGCGGGTAATCTGGAAGACAGCCTGAAGCCCCGCCTGTTCCAATTTTTCAGCCGGGGCATTGCCCGGGTGGCGGTAGAAAAAAAGGCCTTGATCATTGACGGCGGCACCCAATCGGGCGTGATGGAAATGATGGGCCGGGGCGTGGCCGACCGGGAATGGCAGACGCCGCTGCTGGGCGTGGCTCCGGCCGGCCGGGTGACCTATCCCGGTTTTGACAAAGAGGGGACGCCGCTGGAGGCCAATCACTCCCACTTTGTTTTGGTGGATACCGACGAGTGGGGTGGTGAAACCAAAACCATGTTCGACGTTGCCGCGGCGTTGGCCCAGGATGGCCCGGTTGTAACCGTTCTGGTCAATGGCGGCAGTATTGCCAAGCAGGAGATATTGCGCAGCGCGCGGGAAGGGTGGCCGGTGGTGGTGCTGGCCGGCAGCGGCCGGCTGGCGGATGAACTGGCGGCTTTATGGCAGGAGCGGCCCGACTTTATTCCCGACGCCGTGCTGGCCGAGATTATTGCCGACGGCAACCTGCACTTGCTGCCTGTGGAAAGCACCGTAGCCGCGTTTGAGCGGCTCCTGGGGCGTTTGATTGACGATCAATCCAAAGGAAATACCACCCTGGAACTGGCCTGGCGGCGTTTTGCCCGGTATGATACCAACGCCATCCGCCAGCAGAAAAATTTTAAAAATCTGCAAATCTGGATTCTGCGGCTGGGCGTGTTAGGCACGCTGTTGGTGGTTGTTCAGGCCAGCTTGAGATTGATGGGCTTTTGGCCTGGCCTGGCCTGGTTGGACCGGACCTTGCACTACATTATTGTTTTTGTGCCAATTACCACGTCGGCGTTAATTGCGGCGGCTAACCGTTTTGACGCGGGCAACAAATGGGTGCTGCTGCGCGGCAGCACCGAAGCCATCAAGCGGGAGATATTTCGCTATCGCGCCCGGGCCGAAATCTATAGCCGGCCGCAAACCATTCGCACCTCGCCCGAGGCCAAGCTGGCTCGCAAAGTGGAAAGCATCAGCCGCCAATTGATGCAAACCGAGGTCAACCTATCGGCGCTCCGGCCATATACAGGCCCTATTCCCCCCGCTTATATTTTATCCCCCGGCGACGACGGCTTGAGCGCGTTGACGCCCGATCAATATCTGGCTTTTCGTTTGGAAAACCAGCTCAATTTTTACCGGGACCGGTCGCTT is a window encoding:
- a CDS encoding MFS transporter — protein: MSFSETTLSTGAVSAGAERKIARTAGYYMAFTALGMVAAVLGPTLPGLAEHTQTELREISYLFMARSLGYLLGALAGGRLYDRLRGHPVMAATLVIMAVTMALTPVIPLLWLLFMVLLVMGIGEGTVDVGGNTLLVWTHRDKVGPFMNGLHFFFGAGAFLAPVIIAQAVRLSGDINWAYWILALLIFPISGWLLRLPSPIAQATAEDRPAGPVNRLLVGLIVFFFFLYVGAEVGFGGWIFTYTITLELTGETYAAYLTSAFWGALTLGRLAAIPLAIRLRPRYMLLGDLLGCLASIGIILLWPDSIVAVWLGTLGLGLSMASIFPTTLNLAERRMPISGQVMSLFFVGASIGAMFLPWLIGQLFDAIGPQAVMGVIMADVWVAVGIFFMLIVHSVRTAAPDEVSL
- a CDS encoding pilus assembly protein CpaE, giving the protein MLSITLAQKLKAAGLAWTPAKKDFFAIPDRGLDEMIFVISDMTVFVETLKGQLAVTFHGAVEWALDYIMVGELVWLPTEAQLRELLEQRLIGEPEPRLTLNSTADGYCCTIQFHGDRPAFEAFGASEAYGLALLHVLENSP
- a CDS encoding DUF4231 domain-containing protein; the protein is MGQQTTQTPTEILFPDNRRARLVSPPAKTQPADIVQALNLAPPQAVIVLSGGAGNLEDSLKPRLFQFFSRGIARVAVEKKALIIDGGTQSGVMEMMGRGVADREWQTPLLGVAPAGRVTYPGFDKEGTPLEANHSHFVLVDTDEWGGETKTMFDVAAALAQDGPVVTVLVNGGSIAKQEILRSAREGWPVVVLAGSGRLADELAALWQERPDFIPDAVLAEIIADGNLHLLPVESTVAAFERLLGRLIDDQSKGNTTLELAWRRFARYDTNAIRQQKNFKNLQIWILRLGVLGTLLVVVQASLRLMGFWPGLAWLDRTLHYIIVFVPITTSALIAAANRFDAGNKWVLLRGSTEAIKREIFRYRARAEIYSRPQTIRTSPEAKLARKVESISRQLMQTEVNLSALRPYTGPIPPAYILSPGDDGLSALTPDQYLAFRLENQLNFYRDRSLKLEKQLRRYQWLIYIAGGAGTLLAAVGLDLWIALTTALVAAFTTYLEYQQVENTLVKYNQGSSNLANVRAWWLALSAEEQASQDNIDKLVSHTEKIIKNEHAGWVQEMQDALADLRAQQTRESDEQAQTPTLTDEES